From a region of the uncultured Desulfatiglans sp. genome:
- a CDS encoding NifU-like N-terminal domain protein: MENKTLTDDVYKMLSESGYSDKAIEYFRTQANMGILEDADQVTDLTGPCGDSMKLTLKIEDSVIRDAKIQILGCPGAVASGCALTGLAKGKRLDEAAKLDLDTLYKELEKLPDQKVHCARLALKTLQKAIKEYEEKAVETVAAV, encoded by the coding sequence ATGGAAAACAAGACACTGACAGATGATGTTTACAAAATGCTTTCGGAATCCGGTTATTCCGACAAGGCTATTGAATATTTCAGAACTCAGGCCAATATGGGCATTTTGGAAGACGCCGACCAGGTGACGGACCTGACGGGACCTTGCGGCGATTCGATGAAGCTTACCCTCAAAATCGAGGACAGTGTGATTCGAGATGCCAAGATACAGATCCTCGGCTGTCCAGGGGCCGTTGCATCGGGGTGCGCCTTGACCGGTTTGGCGAAAGGAAAGCGATTGGATGAGGCTGCAAAGCTCGACCTCGACACGCTATACAAGGAATTGGAAAAACTTCCGGATCAAAAGGTGCATTGTGCGCGACTGGCTTTGAAAACGCTGCAGAAAGCCATCAAAGAGTATGAAGAAAAGGCCGTCGAAACGGTCGCAGCCGTCTGA
- a CDS encoding Corrinoid/iron-sulfur protein large subunit (fragment), whose translation MGLTGIQIFKLLPKTNCGECGVPTCLAFAMNLASGKAELDACPYVSDEAREQLAEASAPPIRPVAIGAGVRAFKIGGETVMFRHEKTFYNPTALAALVPSDIDAAALDTKLKAWNTLQYERVGLNLRPELVALKDVNGDAGAFAAAAKKIAEESEFNLILMTEKEDVMKAGVDACGFKKPLLYAATAENADAMGALAKEKSLPLAVKADNVDGLISLTNKLTGMGLKDLVLDSGARESKQVLQDQVAIRRAALKAGNRSLGFPTIAFPCEMAGNLHMETLFGALLIAKYAGIVVLSDFTGASLFPLLLERLNIYTDPQRPMTVTQGIYEIGSCGSV comes from the coding sequence ATGGGATTAACTGGAATTCAGATATTCAAGTTGTTGCCGAAGACCAATTGTGGAGAATGCGGGGTCCCTACCTGCCTTGCCTTTGCCATGAATCTGGCCTCAGGCAAGGCGGAGCTGGATGCCTGCCCTTACGTGTCCGATGAGGCGCGAGAGCAGTTGGCCGAGGCCTCCGCACCTCCGATTCGGCCTGTGGCGATCGGCGCCGGCGTTCGTGCCTTCAAGATCGGCGGCGAAACCGTTATGTTCAGGCACGAAAAGACCTTTTATAATCCGACTGCGCTTGCCGCACTGGTTCCGTCCGATATCGATGCCGCCGCGCTGGATACCAAGCTCAAGGCCTGGAATACCCTCCAGTATGAACGTGTTGGTTTGAACCTCAGGCCCGAACTGGTGGCCCTGAAGGATGTGAACGGCGATGCCGGCGCCTTTGCGGCTGCAGCAAAGAAGATTGCCGAAGAAAGCGAGTTCAACCTCATCCTCATGACGGAAAAAGAAGATGTCATGAAGGCCGGCGTCGATGCCTGCGGCTTCAAGAAGCCCCTTCTCTATGCCGCTACGGCTGAGAACGCAGACGCCATGGGGGCCCTTGCGAAGGAAAAGAGCCTTCCACTGGCGGTCAAGGCCGACAATGTAGACGGCCTGATCAGCCTGACCAACAAACTGACCGGCATGGGCCTGAAGGACCTGGTTCTCGATTCCGGTGCACGGGAATCCAAACAGGTTTTGCAGGACCAGGTGGCAATCCGGCGGGCTGCGCTCAAGGCCGGGAACCGGTCGCTTGGTTTCCCGACGATCGCCTTCCCCTGTGAGATGGCCGGCAATCTCCATATGGAGACCCTGTTCGGTGCACTTTTGATCGCCAAATATGCGGGCATCGTCGTGCTTTCGGACTTCACGGGCGCGAGCCTCTTCCCGCTGCTGCTCGAGCGTCTCAATATCTATACCGACCCGCAGCGGCCGATGACAGTTACACAGGGTATTTACGAGATCGGCTCCTGCGGGTCTGTGTAG
- the cdhD gene encoding Corrinoid/iron-sulfur protein small subunit — MAFEIPKQPYSGKIGVTTVGTGSGALKFGGQDSYPFYTFEGSAPNPPKIAMEIWDYDPSKEWPAAAVEPFKDVITSAEAWAKKCVTEYGADLIVLQLKSTDPNGMDRSPEEAAQVAKNVADAVDVPLVVWGTANNQKDEAVLKKISELCDGKNVALSPIEEGNYKGVGASALGYGHCIVASSPIDVNLAKQLNILLGNLGVPSEKILIDPTTGGLGYGLEYSYSVMERIRMAALTQEDDKLQLPLINNVGNEVWKCKEAGQPIQDAPTLGDPENRAILMESVAAVCYLLAGSDIVILRHPESVRLVRSFIDLTLNGGMAMDVQPIAKKLELQEADLVALSPEPNLELGEGAAPAKEKPAKAAAPEKKEAKPAVEKKEVKEAPAAAAPKAAPAAPPAEDKAKAEAEAKAKAEAEAKAKADAETKAKADAEAKAKADAEAKAKAEAEAKAKAEAEAKKKAEAEAKAATEQKAKEKEELQALRYKRALEREKAAGERKVSTVTSKTPAKEQPGLVDRMIANIDRIHKRI; from the coding sequence TTGGCCTTTGAAATTCCAAAACAACCCTACTCAGGAAAGATAGGGGTAACGACCGTTGGAACTGGTTCCGGCGCACTCAAGTTTGGTGGACAGGATAGCTATCCATTTTACACCTTCGAAGGCAGTGCGCCCAACCCGCCGAAGATTGCCATGGAGATCTGGGACTATGATCCCAGCAAGGAGTGGCCGGCTGCAGCGGTGGAACCTTTTAAGGATGTCATCACCTCCGCAGAAGCATGGGCAAAAAAGTGCGTTACGGAGTACGGAGCCGACCTGATCGTTCTCCAGCTCAAGAGCACGGACCCGAACGGGATGGACCGCAGTCCGGAAGAGGCCGCACAGGTGGCCAAAAATGTGGCCGACGCCGTTGACGTGCCTCTGGTAGTCTGGGGAACCGCCAATAATCAGAAGGATGAAGCGGTTCTCAAAAAGATCTCCGAGCTGTGCGACGGCAAGAATGTCGCGCTCTCGCCCATAGAGGAAGGCAACTACAAGGGAGTAGGGGCAAGTGCTCTCGGATATGGCCACTGCATTGTAGCTTCTTCCCCCATTGACGTGAACTTAGCCAAGCAGCTCAATATTCTTCTTGGCAACCTGGGCGTTCCCAGCGAGAAGATTTTGATCGATCCGACCACCGGTGGTCTCGGGTACGGGCTGGAGTACAGCTACTCCGTCATGGAGCGTATCCGCATGGCCGCTCTGACGCAGGAAGACGATAAGCTCCAGCTGCCCCTGATCAATAACGTCGGCAACGAAGTCTGGAAATGCAAAGAAGCCGGGCAGCCCATCCAGGACGCCCCCACCTTGGGAGATCCTGAAAACCGTGCGATCCTGATGGAATCGGTCGCTGCTGTCTGCTACCTGCTTGCAGGGTCCGATATCGTTATTCTCCGTCACCCGGAGTCCGTCCGTCTTGTCCGCTCTTTCATCGATTTGACATTGAACGGCGGTATGGCGATGGACGTCCAGCCCATCGCGAAGAAGCTTGAACTGCAGGAAGCGGACCTGGTGGCATTGTCCCCCGAGCCGAATCTGGAACTCGGTGAAGGCGCAGCCCCTGCCAAAGAGAAGCCCGCCAAGGCGGCGGCGCCGGAAAAGAAGGAAGCGAAACCTGCGGTGGAGAAGAAAGAAGTGAAGGAAGCGCCTGCGGCTGCGGCACCGAAGGCCGCGCCTGCTGCGCCGCCTGCCGAAGATAAGGCGAAGGCCGAAGCCGAGGCGAAGGCCAAGGCGGAGGCGGAGGCCAAGGCCAAAGCCGATGCAGAAACGAAAGCCAAAGCGGACGCGGAGGCGAAAGCGAAAGCGGACGCAGAAGCCAAAGCGAAAGCGGAAGCGGAAGCCAAAGCGAAGGCTGAAGCCGAGGCAAAGAAAAAGGCCGAGGCAGAAGCCAAGGCCGCTACAGAGCAGAAAGCTAAGGAAAAAGAGGAACTGCAGGCCCTGAGGTACAAGCGGGCCTTGGAACGCGAAAAGGCCGCTGGGGAACGGAAGGTCAGCACCGTAACCAGCAAGACGCCTGCCAAGGAACAGCCCGGCCTGGTTGACCGCATGATAGCCAATATTGACAGGATTCATAAGCGTATCTAA
- a CDS encoding Acetyl-CoA decarbonylase/synthase complex subunit gamma (fragment) — MLERLNIYTDPQRPMTVTQGIYEIGSPDENSPVLITTNFSLTYFIVSGEIEGSRIPSWLLIMDTEGLSVMTAWAAGKFSGDAVGMFVKKCGIEDKVKHKKIIIPGYAASISGDMEEELPGWEILIGPRDASLIPKFLKEMVK; from the coding sequence ATGCTCGAAAGGTTGAATATCTACACAGACCCGCAGCGGCCGATGACGGTTACCCAGGGGATCTACGAGATTGGTTCGCCCGATGAGAACTCGCCGGTTCTGATCACGACCAATTTTTCGTTGACGTACTTTATCGTCAGCGGCGAGATCGAAGGAAGCCGGATTCCCAGCTGGCTGCTTATTATGGATACCGAAGGATTGTCCGTTATGACCGCCTGGGCTGCGGGCAAATTCTCCGGGGATGCCGTGGGGATGTTCGTCAAGAAGTGCGGCATTGAGGACAAGGTGAAACACAAGAAGATCATCATTCCCGGTTATGCGGCTTCCATCAGCGGGGATATGGAAGAGGAACTGCCCGGCTGGGAGATTCTGATTGGACCGCGGGACGCTTCCCTGATTCCTAAGTTCCTGAAGGAAATGGTTAAGTAA
- the acsE gene encoding 5-methyltetrahydrofolate:corrinoid/iron-sulfur protein co-methyltransferase, translated as MLLIGENLNVINRQIGKAFKEKDPRPIVEEAMRQKEKGMDWIDINLGPARKGGPELMEFVVKTVQEAIGDSPPLCLDTSNIEAMEAGLAAHKGKAIINSIMCRPERYEKMIPLAVKYKANMIALMWGPDGLPRDENERAALAVELIYAANEAGVPNEDIFVDGIVTPVNIQQPQLMSLLAFQEMLQDIAPGCKSTCGLSNVSNGPPDHLRPILNQTYMVMLERKGMYSCIADAYDDGLVAIARGKRPDIVEVIHKVMDEENIDMNSLSKELQDYVKTARVILGQSLYSDSWLEI; from the coding sequence ATGTTATTGATTGGAGAAAACCTGAACGTCATCAACCGCCAGATCGGGAAAGCCTTCAAGGAAAAAGACCCGCGTCCGATCGTCGAGGAAGCGATGCGGCAGAAGGAAAAAGGCATGGACTGGATCGATATCAATCTGGGTCCTGCCAGAAAAGGTGGCCCCGAACTGATGGAGTTTGTTGTCAAGACAGTTCAGGAAGCCATTGGAGACAGCCCTCCCCTGTGTCTGGACACGTCCAACATCGAGGCAATGGAAGCCGGATTGGCGGCCCACAAAGGCAAGGCGATCATCAATTCCATCATGTGCCGGCCCGAGCGTTACGAGAAGATGATTCCTCTGGCCGTTAAATACAAGGCTAACATGATCGCCCTGATGTGGGGGCCTGATGGGTTGCCTCGGGATGAGAATGAGCGGGCCGCTCTAGCAGTCGAATTGATCTATGCCGCCAACGAGGCTGGTGTGCCGAACGAAGATATTTTTGTGGATGGTATTGTGACGCCTGTCAACATCCAGCAGCCTCAGTTGATGAGCCTTTTGGCCTTCCAGGAAATGCTTCAGGATATCGCTCCGGGGTGCAAGTCGACCTGTGGGCTTTCGAATGTATCCAACGGGCCGCCGGATCACCTGCGGCCGATCCTGAATCAGACTTACATGGTTATGCTCGAGCGGAAAGGCATGTACTCCTGCATCGCCGATGCATACGATGACGGTCTGGTCGCGATCGCCCGTGGAAAGCGCCCTGATATCGTTGAAGTCATCCACAAGGTCATGGACGAGGAAAACATTGACATGAACAGCCTCTCGAAGGAGCTTCAGGATTATGTGAAGACTGCGAGAGTCATTCTGGGTCAGTCGCTGTATTCTGATTCTTGGCTTGAGATCTAG
- a CDS encoding Dinitrogenase iron-molybdenum cofactor protein: MKIAVSARGKDLDADVDPRFGRASYILIVDSNTWEVEVVDNSENLNALKGAGIQAAADIGGKGVDVLLTGHCGPNAFKALKAGQVLVANNAEAEGTVRKAVQAYLDGRLPVADEADVEGQW, from the coding sequence ATGAAAATTGCTGTAAGTGCGAGAGGAAAGGATCTGGATGCCGATGTGGATCCAAGGTTCGGGCGCGCGTCCTACATCCTGATCGTGGATTCCAATACATGGGAAGTCGAGGTGGTGGATAACAGCGAAAATCTGAACGCCCTGAAAGGGGCCGGCATCCAGGCCGCCGCAGACATCGGCGGGAAGGGCGTGGATGTCCTGCTGACCGGACACTGCGGCCCGAACGCATTCAAGGCACTCAAGGCCGGGCAGGTTCTTGTAGCCAACAACGCAGAGGCCGAGGGTACGGTCAGAAAGGCTGTTCAGGCTTATCTGGACGGGCGTTTGCCTGTGGCGGACGAAGCGGATGTCGAAGGTCAATGGTAA
- a CDS encoding conserved hypothetical protein (Evidence 4 : Unknown function but conserved in other organisms), protein MNSLSKDDKPSTPADFERLEQDRLIGENLRKIGRKILVMSGKGGVGKSTVAAYLALRLSARGQRVGLLDVDLHGPSIPHLMDLQGGFEMEGEGVIRPCAFSENLRVASLEMLVGDRDAAVIWRGPLKISAIRQFISDITWGELDFLIADSPPGTGDEPLTVAQTIPEAEALVVTTPQEISLADVRKSINFCRQVGMKILGVVENMSGFSCPHCGQKIDLFGKGGGERLSKTMKVPLLGQIPIEPKMVELADEGKLDALLAMDELEVNHAYDRLVDAVLKGNA, encoded by the coding sequence TTGAACTCTTTAAGCAAGGATGATAAACCCAGCACCCCTGCTGATTTCGAACGGTTGGAGCAGGACCGGTTGATCGGGGAGAACCTGCGAAAAATCGGCAGAAAGATCCTCGTGATGAGCGGCAAGGGGGGCGTAGGAAAAAGTACGGTCGCCGCCTATCTGGCCCTTCGGCTGAGTGCCCGGGGACAGCGGGTCGGCCTTTTGGACGTAGATCTTCACGGGCCGAGCATCCCTCACTTGATGGACTTACAGGGGGGATTTGAAATGGAGGGCGAGGGTGTCATCCGACCTTGCGCCTTCTCTGAAAATCTGCGGGTGGCGTCTCTGGAGATGTTAGTGGGCGATCGGGACGCGGCGGTCATCTGGCGCGGTCCGCTCAAAATCAGCGCTATACGGCAGTTCATATCGGATATTACCTGGGGGGAGCTGGATTTTCTGATTGCAGACTCTCCGCCAGGCACCGGCGACGAACCGCTCACGGTCGCGCAGACGATTCCGGAGGCAGAGGCGCTTGTTGTGACTACACCCCAGGAGATCAGCTTGGCGGATGTCCGAAAATCGATTAATTTCTGCCGTCAGGTTGGGATGAAGATCCTAGGTGTCGTCGAAAATATGAGCGGCTTCAGTTGCCCGCATTGTGGACAAAAGATTGATCTTTTCGGAAAGGGTGGAGGCGAGCGACTGAGCAAGACGATGAAGGTGCCCCTACTCGGTCAGATCCCTATCGAGCCGAAGATGGTTGAGCTGGCCGATGAGGGGAAGTTGGATGCGCTCCTTGCCATGGATGAATTGGAAGTCAACCACGCCTATGATCGGCTGGTAGACGCCGTTTTAAAAGGAAATGCCTGA
- a CDS encoding Carbon monoxide dehydrogenase/acetyl-CoA synthase subunit alpha yields the protein MSKLVAFAAIQGAYNIVSKAEGKYKRALETYGGSQKLEFPNTAYFLPIIYSLTGIKVTDLDSAKKPLEFARKLLPPHVKKDCHLPYLGPLLDAGMAALFAEEIFEAIRYVEDPGFYQPEVEDPDVENGKIWLGAADDAIMRKRGVEFVDGTAPGFAAIVGAAPDSAMAKKLAEEYQLKSIYVFMAANQNGTTFAEQLIQEGVQIGWNTRLVPFGPDISAAVFALGFANRAGLSFGGIQAGDYKKMLAYQKNRIFAFVNALGEVNAEWAANAAGCVNWGFPTLADTDIPEILPTGVCTYEHVVANVPIEEMSQKSIEVRGLKVTISKIDIPLAYGPAFEGERVRKDDLYLEMGGGKTQCTELVKMAEMNEIEDGHVDVIGPDVTDIKKGDRLPLGIYVQVAGRKMQPDFEPILERQIHHLINYAQGIMHIGQRDISWVRVGQQAIEKGFTIKDIGKILHAKLHQDFGSILDKVAVTLYTKKEDVDKLTKRARAEYKLRDDRVEKMTDESVETYYSCTLCQSFAPSHVCMVSPERTGLCGAYNWMDCKASFEINPTGPNQPVEKGECIDPKLGQWKGVNDFVFKASRQAITHYNFYSLVHDPMTTCGCCECIAAVLPGCNGVMTVHRDYTGETPCGMKFTTLAGVMGGGQSSPGFVGHSKYNITQRKFIVGDGGLQRIVWMPKSLKEEIRDRLVKRGEELGMPDLVDRIADETVGITEDEIMPFLKEKDHPALKMEPIVG from the coding sequence ATGTCTAAGTTAGTAGCATTCGCAGCAATCCAAGGTGCCTACAACATTGTTTCCAAGGCTGAAGGGAAGTACAAAAGAGCCCTGGAGACCTACGGCGGCAGCCAGAAGCTTGAGTTTCCCAACACGGCCTATTTCCTGCCGATCATCTACTCCTTGACCGGCATCAAAGTGACCGACCTGGATTCAGCCAAGAAGCCGCTGGAGTTTGCGCGCAAGCTTCTGCCCCCCCACGTGAAGAAGGACTGCCATCTGCCCTACCTCGGGCCCCTGCTGGATGCCGGCATGGCCGCCCTGTTCGCCGAGGAGATCTTTGAGGCGATCCGTTATGTCGAAGATCCTGGGTTCTATCAGCCCGAGGTCGAAGACCCGGATGTCGAAAACGGGAAGATCTGGCTTGGGGCTGCGGACGACGCGATCATGCGGAAGCGCGGCGTCGAATTTGTGGATGGAACAGCACCCGGCTTTGCAGCCATCGTGGGCGCCGCGCCCGATTCGGCGATGGCCAAGAAGCTTGCTGAAGAATATCAGCTCAAGAGCATCTATGTGTTTATGGCGGCCAACCAGAATGGGACCACCTTCGCCGAACAGTTGATCCAGGAAGGCGTCCAGATCGGGTGGAACACCCGTCTCGTTCCGTTTGGTCCGGACATATCGGCGGCCGTCTTCGCGCTCGGTTTCGCGAACCGCGCCGGTCTCTCCTTTGGTGGTATCCAGGCTGGCGACTACAAGAAGATGCTCGCCTACCAGAAGAACCGTATTTTCGCGTTCGTGAATGCCCTTGGTGAAGTCAACGCGGAATGGGCGGCCAATGCCGCGGGATGCGTCAACTGGGGCTTCCCCACGCTGGCCGATACGGACATTCCTGAAATCCTTCCCACCGGCGTGTGTACGTATGAGCACGTCGTGGCGAATGTGCCGATCGAAGAGATGAGCCAGAAGTCCATCGAAGTCCGAGGTCTGAAGGTCACGATTTCGAAGATCGACATCCCATTGGCTTACGGCCCTGCCTTCGAGGGTGAACGTGTCCGGAAGGACGATCTGTACCTCGAGATGGGCGGCGGTAAGACCCAGTGCACCGAGCTCGTCAAGATGGCAGAGATGAACGAGATCGAGGATGGACACGTCGATGTCATCGGGCCTGATGTGACCGACATCAAGAAGGGCGACCGTTTGCCTCTCGGCATTTACGTCCAGGTCGCCGGGCGCAAAATGCAGCCTGACTTCGAGCCTATTCTGGAGCGGCAGATTCACCATCTGATCAACTATGCGCAGGGCATCATGCATATTGGACAGAGGGACATCTCCTGGGTGCGCGTCGGCCAGCAGGCGATCGAAAAGGGCTTCACCATCAAGGATATCGGCAAGATCCTGCACGCGAAACTGCATCAGGATTTCGGCAGCATCCTCGATAAGGTCGCTGTGACCCTTTACACGAAGAAGGAAGATGTCGATAAATTGACCAAGCGCGCGCGCGCGGAGTATAAACTCCGCGACGACCGCGTCGAGAAGATGACCGACGAGAGTGTCGAGACTTATTACTCGTGCACCCTCTGCCAGTCCTTTGCCCCCAGCCATGTCTGCATGGTCAGCCCCGAACGGACCGGCCTTTGCGGCGCATACAACTGGATGGACTGCAAAGCGTCCTTTGAGATCAACCCGACCGGACCCAACCAGCCTGTCGAGAAGGGTGAATGTATCGACCCGAAGTTGGGACAGTGGAAGGGCGTCAACGATTTCGTATTCAAGGCTTCCCGCCAGGCCATTACCCATTACAACTTTTACAGCCTGGTCCATGATCCGATGACGACTTGCGGCTGCTGCGAGTGTATTGCAGCGGTGTTGCCCGGCTGCAACGGCGTTATGACGGTGCACCGTGACTACACGGGTGAGACGCCGTGCGGAATGAAATTTACGACCCTCGCTGGCGTCATGGGCGGCGGTCAGTCTTCGCCCGGGTTCGTCGGACATTCCAAGTACAACATCACGCAGCGGAAGTTCATTGTCGGGGACGGCGGGCTGCAAAGGATCGTGTGGATGCCCAAGTCGCTCAAGGAAGAGATTCGTGATCGGCTGGTGAAGCGTGGTGAGGAGTTGGGAATGCCCGATCTGGTGGATAGGATTGCGGATGAAACAGTCGGGATCACCGAAGATGAAATCATGCCCTTCCTGAAAGAGAAGGACCATCCGGCATTGAAGATGGAGCCCATCGTCGGCTAG
- the cooS gene encoding Carbon monoxide dehydrogenase 1, with amino-acid sequence MTTEEVKKAVKKEKAPVRAQDLTVDPASAQMIERAWDLEVETIFDRAQSMKPCNIGVQGTCCKNCAQGPCRLPLPKGGVEGKDTRKGLCGATAETIAARNFARMVAAGAAAHSDHGRGVAETFLAAARKETHDYHIRDTKKLLEIAPDFGVDITVEGENGEVLDRDIDEIAVEVGEAALAQWGQQQGEVCTAKRAPAPRYELWKKLGVVPRGIDREIVEIMHRTHIGVDQHYENIVEQCSRAAIGDGWGGSMIATDLQDVLFGCPYPIKSTANLGVLKEDHVNIVIHGHEPLLSEMIVQAAELPEMVELAKSKGAHGIQLSGICCTANELLMRHGVPLCGDFLQQELAIVTGAVDAMVVDVQCIMENIANVAQCFHTKVITTNPRAKIASGDTVHIEFDEHTAFEDAKKIVRTGIENFPNRSKPVIIPDIKSDLVAGFSYEAINYHLGGTFRASYTPLNDNIINGRIRGIGGVVGCNNARTVHNEGHLTVVKELIKHDVIVLTTGCNAIACAKAGLLTPESAKVFCGPGLAEVCETVGIPPVLHMGSCVDNSRILMAAAEVVKAGGLGNDISDLPAAGSAPEWMSEKAISIGHYFVVSGVYTVFGVTLPVSGAPVFENHLYKELEDMYGGMWDMVVDPYEHAQKMIAHIDKKRKALGIDKARERVLFDMAARRDLEAA; translated from the coding sequence ATGACGACTGAAGAAGTCAAGAAGGCAGTCAAAAAAGAAAAAGCCCCTGTGAGGGCCCAAGACCTGACGGTTGACCCGGCAAGTGCACAAATGATCGAGAGGGCCTGGGATCTTGAAGTCGAGACTATTTTCGACCGCGCCCAGAGCATGAAGCCCTGTAACATCGGCGTTCAAGGGACCTGCTGCAAGAATTGCGCTCAGGGACCATGCCGCCTGCCGCTCCCCAAGGGCGGAGTGGAAGGAAAGGACACGCGCAAAGGCCTCTGCGGCGCCACCGCGGAAACGATCGCCGCACGAAATTTCGCCCGGATGGTCGCCGCAGGCGCCGCAGCCCACTCGGACCACGGGCGCGGTGTTGCCGAGACCTTCCTTGCAGCCGCGAGGAAAGAAACCCACGACTATCACATCCGCGACACCAAGAAACTTCTCGAGATCGCGCCTGACTTCGGCGTTGACATCACCGTAGAGGGCGAAAATGGCGAGGTCCTTGACCGGGACATCGATGAGATCGCCGTGGAAGTCGGCGAGGCCGCTCTCGCCCAGTGGGGCCAGCAGCAGGGGGAAGTCTGCACAGCCAAACGCGCCCCGGCACCCCGCTATGAACTGTGGAAAAAACTAGGTGTGGTGCCCCGCGGCATCGACCGCGAGATCGTCGAGATCATGCACCGGACCCACATTGGTGTCGACCAGCATTATGAGAACATCGTCGAGCAGTGCAGCCGCGCCGCCATCGGTGATGGCTGGGGCGGATCGATGATCGCCACGGACCTCCAGGATGTCTTGTTCGGATGCCCCTACCCCATTAAAAGTACTGCAAATCTCGGCGTCCTGAAAGAGGATCATGTCAATATCGTCATCCATGGCCACGAACCGCTGTTGAGCGAAATGATTGTCCAGGCCGCTGAACTCCCGGAAATGGTCGAACTTGCTAAGTCGAAAGGCGCGCACGGGATTCAATTGAGTGGCATTTGCTGCACGGCTAACGAACTCTTAATGCGCCATGGTGTTCCACTTTGCGGTGATTTTCTACAGCAGGAACTAGCCATCGTGACCGGCGCCGTCGATGCCATGGTCGTGGACGTGCAGTGCATCATGGAAAACATTGCCAACGTGGCGCAGTGCTTCCATACGAAGGTTATTACCACAAACCCCCGTGCTAAGATCGCTTCCGGTGACACCGTTCATATCGAGTTCGATGAACACACCGCATTCGAAGATGCGAAGAAGATTGTCAGAACGGGCATCGAGAATTTTCCCAACCGTTCGAAGCCGGTCATCATTCCCGACATAAAGTCTGATCTGGTTGCCGGGTTTAGCTATGAGGCCATCAATTATCACCTGGGAGGGACGTTCCGCGCGTCTTACACCCCCTTGAACGACAACATCATCAACGGTCGGATCCGTGGAATCGGTGGTGTCGTGGGATGCAACAACGCGCGCACCGTGCACAATGAAGGTCACCTGACCGTTGTCAAAGAGCTGATCAAACACGACGTCATCGTTTTGACGACCGGCTGCAATGCCATCGCCTGCGCGAAGGCCGGCCTCCTGACCCCTGAGTCCGCCAAGGTGTTTTGCGGGCCGGGTCTTGCCGAAGTCTGCGAGACCGTCGGCATTCCGCCCGTCCTGCACATGGGCTCCTGTGTCGACAACAGCCGCATCCTGATGGCCGCAGCCGAAGTGGTGAAGGCCGGTGGGCTGGGCAACGACATCAGTGACTTGCCGGCAGCGGGCTCTGCACCGGAGTGGATGAGTGAAAAGGCCATCAGCATCGGCCATTACTTCGTCGTATCAGGCGTGTACACAGTCTTCGGTGTGACCCTGCCCGTCAGCGGTGCGCCTGTGTTCGAAAATCACCTTTACAAGGAACTCGAGGACATGTACGGCGGTATGTGGGATATGGTCGTGGATCCTTATGAACATGCCCAGAAGATGATCGCACACATCGACAAGAAACGTAAGGCCCTTGGCATTGACAAGGCCAGGGAGCGTGTCCTCTTTGATATGGCGGCACGCCGTGATTTGGAAGCCGCTTAA
- a CDS encoding Dinitrogenase iron-molybdenum cofactor protein, whose translation MERGRIAVPSMGSGGMDGQRSGHFGHCDVFTLIDVEEGRIKEVATVPNQSHVQGGCMVPVNLLAEHGVNALIVGGIGMRPLMGFRQMGIDVYYDVERPAIRPVVEDLIAGRLPLIGEDQVCGGGGGR comes from the coding sequence ATGGAGAGAGGAAGAATTGCCGTCCCGTCAATGGGTTCCGGGGGAATGGATGGTCAGCGATCCGGACATTTCGGTCATTGCGATGTGTTCACGCTGATCGATGTCGAGGAGGGACGAATTAAAGAAGTGGCCACCGTTCCCAATCAATCCCACGTGCAGGGTGGATGTATGGTCCCTGTCAATTTGCTGGCCGAGCATGGGGTGAATGCACTCATCGTCGGGGGGATAGGCATGCGCCCGCTGATGGGTTTCAGGCAGATGGGAATCGATGTGTATTACGACGTGGAAAGACCTGCCATCAGGCCCGTAGTTGAGGATCTGATCGCCGGCCGGCTGCCTCTCATCGGTGAGGATCAGGTGTGCGGCGGCGGAGGCGGCCGTTAG